A window of Salmo trutta chromosome 5, fSalTru1.1, whole genome shotgun sequence contains these coding sequences:
- the LOC115194736 gene encoding mothers against decapentaplegic homolog 1 isoform X2, whose amino-acid sequence MNVTSLFSFTSPAVKRLLGWKQGDEEEKWAEKAVDALVKKLKKRKGTMEDLEKALSCPGQPSKCVTIPRSLDGRLQVSHRKGLPHVIYCRVWRWPDLQSHHELKALECCQFPFTAKHKDVCINPYHYKRVDSPMLPPVLVPRNSDLTARSGMQPRYHGAIDQNEPLMPHNATFPESFPPGGGGNGGLAFPCSPGNSFPSSPGSGSSSISAFPHSPLSSDPDSPFHVPADTPPPAYMPPDDCLTQDCSQPMETNLLAMPTGLDTNNRPDVQPVAYEEPKHWCSIVYYELNNRVGEAYLASDSSVLVDGFTDPSNNRNRFCLGLLSNVNRNSTIENTRRHIGKGVHLYYVGGEVYAECLSDTSIFVQSRNCNYHHGFHPTTVCKIPSGCSLKIFNNQEFAQLLAQSVNHGFEAVYELTKMCTIRMSFVKGWGAEYHRQDVTSTPCWIEVHLHGPLQWLDKVLTQMGSPHNPISSVS is encoded by the exons ATGAACGTGACGTCGCTTTTCTCCTTCACCAGCCCAGCGGTGAAGAGGCTGCTGGGATGGAAACAGGGGGATGAAGAGGAGAAGTGGGCGGAGAAGGCTGTGGACGCCCTGGTGAAGAAACTAAAGAAGAGGAAGGGAACGATGGAGGATCTGGAGAAGGCTCTCAGCTGCCCCGGACAACCCA GTAAGTGTGTGACCATCCCTCGGTCATTGGACGGTCGTCTCCAGGTATCCCATCGTAAAGGTCTTCCCCACGTCATCTACTGCAGAGTGTGGAGGTGGCCCGACCTACAGTCTCATCACGAACTCAAGGCCTTGGAGTGCTGCCAATTCCCCTTCACAGCCAAACACAAAGATGTCTGTATCAACCCCTACCACTACAAGAGAGTGGACAGTCCTA tGCTGCCCCCTGTCCTGGTCCCTAGGAACAGCGACCTCACAGCGAGGTCGGGGATGCAGCCCCGTTACCATGGCGCCATCGACCAGAATGAGCCTCTCATGCCCCACAATGCCACTTTCCCAGAATCCTTCCCTCCAGGCGGGGGCGGCAACGGAGGGTTGGCGTTCCCTTGTTCCCCTGGCAACAGCTTCCCCAGTTCGCCCGGCAGTGGGTCCAGCAGTATCTCCGCGTTTCCCCACTCCCCACTTAGCTCCGATCCAGACAGCCCCTTCCACGTCCCGG CTGACACCCCGCCCCCAGCCTACATGCCTCCAGATGATTGTCTGACTCAGGACTGCTCCCAGCCAATGGAAACCAACCTCCTCGCCATGCCAACCGGCCTGGATACCAACAACAGGCCAG aCGTCCAGCCAGTAGCCTACGAG GAACCTAAACACTGGTGTTCTATAGTGTACTATGAGCTGAATAACCGCGTGGGCGAGGCGTACCTGGCGTCAGACTCCAGTGTTCTGGTCGACGGCTTCACCGACCCGTCCAATAACCGCAACCGCTTCTGCCTCGGCCTGTTGTCTAACGTCAACCGCAACTCGACCATAGAGAACACACGCAGGCACATCGGCAAAG gcgTCCATCTCTACTATGTAGGAGGTGAGGTGTATGCAGAGTGTCTGAGCGACACCAGTATCTTCGTTCAGAGCCGTAACTGTAACTACCATCATGGTTTCCACCCCACCACGGTGTGTAAGATCCCTAGTGGCTGCAGTCTGAAGATCTTTAACAACCAG GAATTTGCCCAGCTACTGGCCCAGTCAGTGAACCATGGCTTTGAGGCTGTTTACGAGCTGACCAAGATGTGTACCATACGGATGAGCTTCGTCAAG gGTTGGGGTGCAGAGTACCATCGCCAGGACGTGACCAGCACCCCCTGCTGGATAGAGGTGCACCTGCATGGCCCTCTACAGTGGCTGGACAAAGTCCTCACACAGATGGGCTCTCCCCATAACCCCATCTCCTCCgtgtcctaa
- the LOC115194736 gene encoding mothers against decapentaplegic homolog 1 isoform X1, whose amino-acid sequence MNVTSLFSFTSPAVKRLLGWKQGDEEEKWAEKAVDALVKKLKKRKGTMEDLEKALSCPGQPSKCVTIPRSLDGRLQVSHRKGLPHVIYCRVWRWPDLQSHHELKALECCQFPFTAKHKDVCINPYHYKRVDSPMLPPVLVPRNSDLTARSGMQPRYHGAIDQNEPLMPHNATFPESFPPGGGGNGGLAFPCSPGNSFPSSPGSGSSSISAFPHSPLSSDPDSPFHVPADTPPPAYMPPDDCLTQDCSQPMETNLLAMPTGLDTNNRPDVQPVAYEEPKHWCSIVYYELNNRVGEAYLASDSSVLVDGFTDPSNNRNRFCLGLLSNVNRNSTIENTRRHIGKGVHLYYVGGEVYAECLSDTSIFVQSRNCNYHHGFHPTTVCKIPSGCSLKIFNNQEFAQLLAQSVNHGFEAVYELTKMCTIRMSFVKGWGAEYHRQDVTSTPCWIEVHLHGPLQWLDKVLTQMGSPHNPISSVS is encoded by the exons ATGAACGTGACGTCGCTTTTCTCCTTCACCAGCCCAGCGGTGAAGAGGCTGCTGGGATGGAAACAGGGGGATGAAGAGGAGAAGTGGGCGGAGAAGGCTGTGGACGCCCTGGTGAAGAAACTAAAGAAGAGGAAGGGAACGATGGAGGATCTGGAGAAGGCTCTCAGCTGCCCCGGACAACCCA GTAAGTGTGTGACCATCCCTCGGTCATTGGACGGTCGTCTCCAGGTATCCCATCGTAAAGGTCTTCCCCACGTCATCTACTGCAGAGTGTGGAGGTGGCCCGACCTACAGTCTCATCACGAACTCAAGGCCTTGGAGTGCTGCCAATTCCCCTTCACAGCCAAACACAAAGATGTCTGTATCAACCCCTACCACTACAAGAGAGTGGACAGTCCTA tGCTGCCCCCTGTCCTGGTCCCTAGGAACAGCGACCTCACAGCGAGGTCGGGGATGCAGCCCCGTTACCATGGCGCCATCGACCAGAATGAGCCTCTCATGCCCCACAATGCCACTTTCCCAGAATCCTTCCCTCCAGGCGGGGGCGGCAACGGAGGGTTGGCGTTCCCTTGTTCCCCTGGCAACAGCTTCCCCAGTTCGCCCGGCAGTGGGTCCAGCAGTATCTCCGCGTTTCCCCACTCCCCACTTAGCTCCGATCCAGACAGCCCCTTCCACGTCCCGG CTGACACCCCGCCCCCAGCCTACATGCCTCCAGATGATTGTCTGACTCAGGACTGCTCCCAGCCAATGGAAACCAACCTCCTCGCCATGCCAACCGGCCTGGATACCAACAACAGGCCAG acgtCCAGCCAGTAGCCTACGAGGAACCTAAACACTGGTGTTCTATAGTGTACTATGAGCTGAATAACCGCGTGGGCGAGGCGTACCTGGCGTCAGACTCCAGTGTTCTGGTCGACGGCTTCACCGACCCGTCCAATAACCGCAACCGCTTCTGCCTCGGCCTGTTGTCTAACGTCAACCGCAACTCGACCATAGAGAACACACGCAGGCACATCGGCAAAG gcgTCCATCTCTACTATGTAGGAGGTGAGGTGTATGCAGAGTGTCTGAGCGACACCAGTATCTTCGTTCAGAGCCGTAACTGTAACTACCATCATGGTTTCCACCCCACCACGGTGTGTAAGATCCCTAGTGGCTGCAGTCTGAAGATCTTTAACAACCAG GAATTTGCCCAGCTACTGGCCCAGTCAGTGAACCATGGCTTTGAGGCTGTTTACGAGCTGACCAAGATGTGTACCATACGGATGAGCTTCGTCAAG gGTTGGGGTGCAGAGTACCATCGCCAGGACGTGACCAGCACCCCCTGCTGGATAGAGGTGCACCTGCATGGCCCTCTACAGTGGCTGGACAAAGTCCTCACACAGATGGGCTCTCCCCATAACCCCATCTCCTCCgtgtcctaa
- the LOC115194736 gene encoding mothers against decapentaplegic homolog 1 isoform X3, whose product MNVTSLFSFTSPAVKRLLGWKQGDEEEKWAEKAVDALVKKLKKRKGTMEDLEKALSCPGQPSKCVTIPRSLDGRLQVSHRKGLPHVIYCRVWRWPDLQSHHELKALECCQFPFTAKHKDVCINPYHYKRVDSPMLPPVLVPRNSDLTARSGMQPRYHGAIDQNEPLMPHNATFPESFPPGGGGNGGLAFPCSPGNSFPSSPGSGSSSISAFPHSPLSSDPDSPFHVPAYMPPDDCLTQDCSQPMETNLLAMPTGLDTNNRPDVQPVAYEEPKHWCSIVYYELNNRVGEAYLASDSSVLVDGFTDPSNNRNRFCLGLLSNVNRNSTIENTRRHIGKGVHLYYVGGEVYAECLSDTSIFVQSRNCNYHHGFHPTTVCKIPSGCSLKIFNNQEFAQLLAQSVNHGFEAVYELTKMCTIRMSFVKGWGAEYHRQDVTSTPCWIEVHLHGPLQWLDKVLTQMGSPHNPISSVS is encoded by the exons ATGAACGTGACGTCGCTTTTCTCCTTCACCAGCCCAGCGGTGAAGAGGCTGCTGGGATGGAAACAGGGGGATGAAGAGGAGAAGTGGGCGGAGAAGGCTGTGGACGCCCTGGTGAAGAAACTAAAGAAGAGGAAGGGAACGATGGAGGATCTGGAGAAGGCTCTCAGCTGCCCCGGACAACCCA GTAAGTGTGTGACCATCCCTCGGTCATTGGACGGTCGTCTCCAGGTATCCCATCGTAAAGGTCTTCCCCACGTCATCTACTGCAGAGTGTGGAGGTGGCCCGACCTACAGTCTCATCACGAACTCAAGGCCTTGGAGTGCTGCCAATTCCCCTTCACAGCCAAACACAAAGATGTCTGTATCAACCCCTACCACTACAAGAGAGTGGACAGTCCTA tGCTGCCCCCTGTCCTGGTCCCTAGGAACAGCGACCTCACAGCGAGGTCGGGGATGCAGCCCCGTTACCATGGCGCCATCGACCAGAATGAGCCTCTCATGCCCCACAATGCCACTTTCCCAGAATCCTTCCCTCCAGGCGGGGGCGGCAACGGAGGGTTGGCGTTCCCTTGTTCCCCTGGCAACAGCTTCCCCAGTTCGCCCGGCAGTGGGTCCAGCAGTATCTCCGCGTTTCCCCACTCCCCACTTAGCTCCGATCCAGACAGCCCCTTCCACGTCCCGG CCTACATGCCTCCAGATGATTGTCTGACTCAGGACTGCTCCCAGCCAATGGAAACCAACCTCCTCGCCATGCCAACCGGCCTGGATACCAACAACAGGCCAG acgtCCAGCCAGTAGCCTACGAGGAACCTAAACACTGGTGTTCTATAGTGTACTATGAGCTGAATAACCGCGTGGGCGAGGCGTACCTGGCGTCAGACTCCAGTGTTCTGGTCGACGGCTTCACCGACCCGTCCAATAACCGCAACCGCTTCTGCCTCGGCCTGTTGTCTAACGTCAACCGCAACTCGACCATAGAGAACACACGCAGGCACATCGGCAAAG gcgTCCATCTCTACTATGTAGGAGGTGAGGTGTATGCAGAGTGTCTGAGCGACACCAGTATCTTCGTTCAGAGCCGTAACTGTAACTACCATCATGGTTTCCACCCCACCACGGTGTGTAAGATCCCTAGTGGCTGCAGTCTGAAGATCTTTAACAACCAG GAATTTGCCCAGCTACTGGCCCAGTCAGTGAACCATGGCTTTGAGGCTGTTTACGAGCTGACCAAGATGTGTACCATACGGATGAGCTTCGTCAAG gGTTGGGGTGCAGAGTACCATCGCCAGGACGTGACCAGCACCCCCTGCTGGATAGAGGTGCACCTGCATGGCCCTCTACAGTGGCTGGACAAAGTCCTCACACAGATGGGCTCTCCCCATAACCCCATCTCCTCCgtgtcctaa